In the genome of Paenibacillus sp. GP183, the window CTGTCTATCTCGTCATTGGATTTTCCGTTGTAGCCATCGCTCTTGCTTTTGCGGTCGCCAAATACATGCACGAGCCTGTGAGCAAGCTGCTCCGGTCTATGCGAAGAGCGAGAGATGGAGATTTCGACGTACGGATTATAGATAGGCGAAGCGACGAATTCGGCATGCTATTCCATAGCTTTAATACGATGGTTACCAGAATCAAAAACTTAATCGACGAAGTTTACATTCAGAAGCTGTTGAAGAAAGAAACCCAATTGAAGATGATGGCGTCGCAAATTAACGCTCATTTTTTGTACAATACGTTGGATTCGATTCATTGGATTTCCCGCATTTATAAGGTTGATGAGATCAGCACGATGATCTTCGGTTTGTCCAAATATCTTCGGATCAGCTTAAGCGAGGGCAAAGATTTTGTTACCGTACAGGAAAGCACCGAATTGCTGGAAAGTTATTTGTCCATCCAAAAGGTAAGGTATCAGGACAAATTCACGGTCAATATGCATATCGATCCGACGATTCTGCAGTATCGGGTATTGAAATTCGTGTTCCAGCCGCTGGTGGAGAACGCGATTTATCACGGGTTGGAAAATAAGCAAGGGAGAGGTCGATTGGACATCAGTTGGAGAAGCGAAGGTCAAATTCTTTATTTCGAAGTTGAGGACGACGGCGTTGGGATCGAATCCGATAAATTGGCGGAGCTGACGGGAGTGCTGGAAAACGAAGAGGTCGTCGGGGAACATAATTTTGCTCTCAGAAATATTAATACGCATATCAAGTTAGCTTATGGCCTTGAATACGGACTTTTCATTGACAGTGCTCCAGGTGCCGGTACGAAAGTCACGCTGGTCGTTCCGTTAAGATAACGCCGCATCCATTCGTCATGTTTCAAACGATCAAAACAGTGATTAAAGCCATACAGAATCCACTCAGACCGGGCGGTGGGTATCGATATCGAAATAATAAGTCTTTACCGGTAAAATGCACAAAAATACCACACTAAAAACAAAAGTCGCCTCCTTTCGTGATGCATATGTAAACGCATACAATGAAGTTGTGCTCGAAAACGAGCATATCAAAAAGAGGAGGTTAACCTATGAACAATGGAAAGGAACGAACAGGCGGGCATATTAAAAAGCTTCTTGCACTACCATTGGCTGCAACACTGGCGTTGGCTTTAACGGTCGCCGGCTGCGGCTCGTCGAACACCCCAGCACCCAGCAGCAAAGGTCCGGATGCCAAAAGTACGGATACCAAAAGTACGGACAGCCCTAAAGGCACTACTAGCTCGGGCGGACCTGTCACGATCGATTTTTGGTTCCCGTGGGGCGGTGACTATCAGAAAGATTTCAAAGCGAATGTCGTCGACGTATTCGAGAAGAAGTTTCCTAACATAAAAGTTAAAATGACTTTTGTTGAAACGACAGGCCAAACGCAGGCATCCGATAAACTGCTGACCGCCATCGCAGGCGGCAATCCTCCTGACATCGCTTTGTTCGACCGGTTCTTGATCGGTTCTTGGGCGGCGAAAGGTTCTCTGACGGATTTAACATCCTTTGTGAAGAGCAACGGCATCTCTCCGGATGATTATTATAAAGGGCTTTGGGCCGAAGCGGTTTATAAAGATAAGGTATACGCCTTGCCTTGGGGCACAGACAACCGTGCCATGTTCTACAACAAGACGCTCATGAATGAAGCGGGGCTTGATCCGAACAAACCGCCGAAAACCATTCAGGAATTGGATCAAATGGCGGAGAAAATTTACAAAAAAGGAAGCAACAACAAATATTCGCAAATCGGCTTTATTCCGTGGATGAACCAAGGCTTCCTCTATACGCAAGCGTGGAACTGGGGAGGCAAATGGGAGGATGGCAGCCATAAATTGACTCCAAATGATCCTCAAAATGTTAAATCGCTTGCTTGGATGGCCGACTACGCCAAGAAGTATGATATCGGCAACCTGACGAGCTTCTCCGACGCCATGGGACAAACCGGCATGAATCCGTTCTGGACGGGCAAAGTCGGCTTCGTGTTCGACGGAAACTGGATTTTGAACGATTTGGCGAAATACAAGCTTAACTTCGAATGGGGCGTTGCTCCGATGCCGGCAGCTGAAGGGTTTAAATCTGTCACATGGGCGGGTGGCTGGTCCTATGTCATCCCGAAGGGCTCGAAGCATGAGAAGGAAGCTGCGGAATTCCTTAAATTCGTAGCCCATACGGAAGGCACATTGCTCTGGGCGAAACGCCCTAATGCCGGTAACGATATTACAGCAATGCCGAAGGTAAACGATGAATTGAAGCTGGGCGACAATCCGAACCTGAAAGTGTTCCTGGATCTGATGCCGACAGCATTCACTCGACCCGTTACTCCGGTAGGCGCCTTACTCTGGAGCGAAACCATGCGCGTGCAAGATTTGGCGATTCACGGCAAGGGAGACGCACAGGCACTCCTTGATGAAGTGAAAAAGAATGTGGATGCGGAATTGGCGAAGCTGGGCAACTGATCCTTTCACGAACAGCAAGTCGAAATTAAGAGGGTAGGGCGGTGGGATCAGCCCTACCTCCCTCTTTTCCCAAACACAATTGTAAAAGGAGGTAATGGGATTGCCTATGATGGAAACTTCTTATGCCAAGAACGCAGCTTCAGTCGATATGGCCAGGAGAAAGAAAAACAGATTCGAGAAAAAGATCAACTTTTTCGGCATCGTTTTCGCTTTGCCGTGGATTGTCGGTCTGCTTCTTTTTCACGCATATCCGTTATTCATGTCGGCTTACTACAGCTTAACCACCTACAGCATTCTTGAGCCTGGCGAATTCGTAGGATTCAAAAACTACGCTACTCTATTCCAAGACAAGGTCTTCTGGATCAGTATTTATAATACCTTGTACTATACAGTGATATTTGTTCCTCTGAGCATTGTGATAGGCGTCGGACTGGCTCTATTTCTCAATTTGAAAATTCGCGGGCAGGGCTTTTACAGAACGCTGTTTTTTATCCCCAGCTTGGTTCCACCCGTTGCGACGACCATTATTTGGCTATGGCTGCTAAACCCGCAATTCGGGCTTGTGAATTTTTGGCTGGATAAGATCGGCATTTCCGGACCGCCATGGATCGGCAGCGAAGATTGGTCGAAGCCGTCGTTAATTCTCATGAGCTTATGGGGGACGGGGCAGGCGGTCGTCATTTATTTGGCGGGGCTGCAGGATATTCCTCAAGATTTCTACGATGCAGCCCAGGTGGATGGAGCGAGCGCATGGCAGCGCACGAAGACCATTACGCTTCCGCTGCTTACACCAGTCATCTTCTTCAACTTGATAATTGGCACAATCGGTGCACTGCAAAATTTCGTTCTGCCATATACACTCACGAACGGGCAAGGCACGCCGGCCAACTCCATGATGTTTTACGTGATGTATTTATACACAAACGGCTTTGGCTATTTAAAGATGGGATATGCCTCCGCCATGGCATGGATTTTGTTCTTGATCGTTGTCGTTTTAACGGCGTTGATCTTCGTCTCACAGAAACGCTGGGTCCATTATCAAGGAAAAGAATAAGGGAGGCGGAGTTGCCATGGGAAACAGCAGCGGACTTCGACCCGTTCAAAGGGTACTTGTCCATGCCTTATTAATTGTGGTCGGCGCATTTTTTCTATCGCCGTTTCTATGGATGGTGTCCACATCTTTAAAGGCAAACAACGAATTGTTTCTATGGCCGCCTGTGTGGATTCCAAGGGTTAAGGTGTGGAGCAATTATCCCGACGCTCTCAACTATATTCCCTTTTTCAAATATTTATGGAACACTCTTACCATTGCGGGTCTTTCGACCTTTGCCGTTTTATGTTCCTGCCCTCTTGTCGCTTATAGCTTAGCCAGAATTCATTGGAAGGGGGCAAAGCCGCTTTTTGCCATTACGCTCCTCGTCATGATGCTGCCCTACCAGGTGACGATGATTCCAATTTTTATCGCTTTCAAAAATTTCGGTTGGGTCGGGACCAATATTCCGCTGTGGCTGCCAGCTTTTTTCGGCGCTCCGTTCTTTATCTTTCTGCTCCGACAGTTTTTTATGGGATTACCGAAGGAGCTTGAAGATGCTGCACGGATCGACGGCGCTTCGGAGCTCCGGATTTATTGGCAAATCATGCTGCCGCTCTGCCGTCCCGCATTGCTTACGATTGCCCTTTTCCAGTTCATGGGCAGCTGGACGGACTATCAGGGGCCGCTCATTTACTTGTCGGATGAGAACAGGTACACGCTGATGCTCGGCATTCAAGGGTTTAAATCACAACACGGTGCTGAATGGCAGATGATGATGGCGACGCTGGTCATGATTACATTCCCGGTTATCGTGCTCTACTTCCTCGTACAAAAAGCTTTTATCCGCGGAATCACTTTCTCGGGCATTAAATGACACTGCATCTGCAGGCACAGGTGGAAATCGACTCCTTCACTTCGAATCAGGACAAGAGCCTTATCAATGGGAACCTCGGGCGCCATGAAGTGAAGGTGCCGGGTTCGTTTGCTTTGAAAGTCGTGAAGTTCACGGAAATGATTTATCAAGCGGCTGGGTATAAACCTTATTAGGCCGAGAGACAATCCGACAAAAAGGGAGAGAAAAGCATGAAGGTGCAAATTGGAATGCGCATTCCACCGAAGATCGGCGCTGAAGGACTAGAGCAAGTAGCCGCATGGGCGGCAGGAGCAGGCTTGGATGTGCTGGACATCCCGAAGCTGAATCCGGAAATCAAACAAGTTCTCGATGCGGCGGGAATCGGCATCGGCTCCGTCGATGCGGCACAGACCGGTGCGCTGCTGAGCAAAGATGAAGCGCGCCGGGTAAATGCAGCGGAAGCGGTCAAGCAGCAGATGACCGACATGGCTGCGCTCGGAGCAAAGGTCATGTTCATGTGTCTTGTGCCCGAGGATCATACGACACCGCGTCAAGAGAGCTTTGAGATTTGGAAGGACACCTTCCCGGAGCTTGCCCGTCACGCCGAAAGCCAAGGGGTTTACATGGCCATTGAGGGCTGGCCGGGACCGGCTCCCCACTACCCGACGATCGGATGTACGCCGGAGATGTGGCGTGCGATGTTCGAAGCGATTCCTTCCAAGCATTTCGGTCTCAATTATGATCCTTCCCATCTGGTGCGGCTCGGGATCGATTATTTGCGGGCATTGACGGAATTCGGCGAGCGAATCAATCATTGTCACGGGAAAGATACGGAGATTTTGACAGACGA includes:
- a CDS encoding sugar phosphate isomerase/epimerase, which produces MKVQIGMRIPPKIGAEGLEQVAAWAAGAGLDVLDIPKLNPEIKQVLDAAGIGIGSVDAAQTGALLSKDEARRVNAAEAVKQQMTDMAALGAKVMFMCLVPEDHTTPRQESFEIWKDTFPELARHAESQGVYMAIEGWPGPAPHYPTIGCTPEMWRAMFEAIPSKHFGLNYDPSHLVRLGIDYLRALTEFGERINHCHGKDTEILTDELYECGVLPATFGAKYGFSEGSWRYTIPGHGAVEWSKVAVRLDRLGYQGAVSIELEDHRFWGTQEKEREGIVKAAEHLALYFR
- a CDS encoding ABC transporter substrate-binding protein, with product MNNGKERTGGHIKKLLALPLAATLALALTVAGCGSSNTPAPSSKGPDAKSTDTKSTDSPKGTTSSGGPVTIDFWFPWGGDYQKDFKANVVDVFEKKFPNIKVKMTFVETTGQTQASDKLLTAIAGGNPPDIALFDRFLIGSWAAKGSLTDLTSFVKSNGISPDDYYKGLWAEAVYKDKVYALPWGTDNRAMFYNKTLMNEAGLDPNKPPKTIQELDQMAEKIYKKGSNNKYSQIGFIPWMNQGFLYTQAWNWGGKWEDGSHKLTPNDPQNVKSLAWMADYAKKYDIGNLTSFSDAMGQTGMNPFWTGKVGFVFDGNWILNDLAKYKLNFEWGVAPMPAAEGFKSVTWAGGWSYVIPKGSKHEKEAAEFLKFVAHTEGTLLWAKRPNAGNDITAMPKVNDELKLGDNPNLKVFLDLMPTAFTRPVTPVGALLWSETMRVQDLAIHGKGDAQALLDEVKKNVDAELAKLGN
- a CDS encoding carbohydrate ABC transporter permease; translation: MGNSSGLRPVQRVLVHALLIVVGAFFLSPFLWMVSTSLKANNELFLWPPVWIPRVKVWSNYPDALNYIPFFKYLWNTLTIAGLSTFAVLCSCPLVAYSLARIHWKGAKPLFAITLLVMMLPYQVTMIPIFIAFKNFGWVGTNIPLWLPAFFGAPFFIFLLRQFFMGLPKELEDAARIDGASELRIYWQIMLPLCRPALLTIALFQFMGSWTDYQGPLIYLSDENRYTLMLGIQGFKSQHGAEWQMMMATLVMITFPVIVLYFLVQKAFIRGITFSGIK
- a CDS encoding sugar ABC transporter permease; protein product: MMETSYAKNAASVDMARRKKNRFEKKINFFGIVFALPWIVGLLLFHAYPLFMSAYYSLTTYSILEPGEFVGFKNYATLFQDKVFWISIYNTLYYTVIFVPLSIVIGVGLALFLNLKIRGQGFYRTLFFIPSLVPPVATTIIWLWLLNPQFGLVNFWLDKIGISGPPWIGSEDWSKPSLILMSLWGTGQAVVIYLAGLQDIPQDFYDAAQVDGASAWQRTKTITLPLLTPVIFFNLIIGTIGALQNFVLPYTLTNGQGTPANSMMFYVMYLYTNGFGYLKMGYASAMAWILFLIVVVLTALIFVSQKRWVHYQGKE